The DNA region TGCCCAGTCGTAATCAATATTCATCGGCATAAATGGCGACACATGGAATGCTTTACTAAACTTAAAAATAGAAAGTTCGCCATTATTTGTAAATTTTATAGTTCTGTTTTTTGAGTAATCATGCACATAAGCAAATGACTCATTCCAAGGCGTATTGGTAATGTGGCTTACGATTGCCTGTAATGTTTCTCCGTCATCTTCAAAACAGTAATAAAAGGTGACGGGGTTAAAACAATAACCAAAATAACGCATATTGGTGAGCATGCAAATTGGTCCAGATGGCTTTTTCCCTGTGTTGACCTCAACCAATTGGCTGATTTCATCTTTTAGGGGTTTTGCTGGATCCCCAAAATAGTCGGCACGTTTAAACCATGCAATATTTTTAGATTCAAAAGACCAAAAAATACGGTTGTTAAACATTGTTGGCAGCTCATCTAAATTTAGAAACATCATAAAGACTTGATAGCGAAATCCATGTGCTTTGGGTTTAAAACGCTGATGCGATACCCAGCCTTGATAAATAGCGTTGCTAGATAATTTATTTTGCGGCATTTAAGTATTGCTCAAAATGTTTGAGTGCTTCTAGTGCGCTGACAACCCCATCTTCATGAAAACCATTTCGCCAATAAGCACCTGCATAAGCAGTGCGGTTTATACCACTTATCTCACTGTGTCTTGCCTGCGCAGCGGCACCAGCTAGGGTGTAGACAGGGTGCATATAGATTAAGCGTTTAATCACTTTTTCTGGATGAATACCATGGGTATGGTTGAGTGTCACCAATAGTGGCTCGATCGTTTGTAAGTTTTGCAGTATGTTCATGTTATAAGTCACGGCTACCTTGCTTGATGCTGGGGTAGTGACGTGATAATTCCACGCTGCCCATGCAAGTTTTCTTTTGGGCAAAAGGCTGATGTCATGGTGTAAAAATATGGTGTTCTCTTGATAAGGGATTGCGCCAAGTATTTGTGCTTCTGCTGTTGTTTTATCTTGCAGCATGTTCAGTGCTTGATCGCTATGACATGCAAAGAAAACAAAATCAAACTTTTCTTCTTCGCCGTTCACTGGTTTTACACGCACAGATGTTTTTAAGCGGCGCACACTTTCTATTGGTGTGTTGAGCCTGATTTTATGTTTAAACGGTGCCGTTAACGCATGGACATAACTGGCTGACCCATCTGAAATAGTGCGCCATTCAGGTCTATTGTTAACGGTTAGCATGCCATGATGATGAAAAAAACGCACAAAAAAACGCGCCGGAAACGAAAGCATTTGTTTTGCATCTGTTGACCAGATAGCAGCACCCATCGGCACAATATACTGATCTATAAATTGTTGGCTATACTTGCCTTGTCTTAAGTAGTCACCAAGTTTTATTTCATTTCCATCTGCCAGTAGTTCCAATGATGATTGATTAAACCGCAGAATGTCACGAATCATGCGATGAAACGAAGGTTTGAATAGATTGATACGTTGTGCAAACAGGCTGTTCAGGCTAGTGCCGTTATATTCTAAGCCTGTGCTCTCACAACGTACACTAAAGCTCATGCTACTAGGTTGCCACGCGACATTTAACTCATTCAATAAACTGATAAAGTTTGGGTAGGTACGGTCGTTAAATACAATAAAGCCTGTGTCTACATTGATTGTTTTACCTTCATGCTGTACTTGATGCGTGTGAGTATGGCCGCCAATATGGCCTTCTGCCTCAAATATGGTGATGTCATGTTTTGTATGCAGATGATGTGCAATCGTATTGCCTGCAATGCCACTTCCAATAATCGCAATTTTCAAACTGAAGTCTTTCAAAGGTATCTAAATGACAAGCCGCATTATTTTTTAAGCTATTTGCTTAGATTGCTGTTTAATTTTACGAGACTCTCTTATTGATACAGGCACTGTGCGTAAATCCCAAATTAGCCCACACATCGCCAGTATTTTTAAGCCGTAGTAGGTGAAGTCTACTTCCCACCAGTAAAATCCTTG from Methylotenera sp. L2L1 includes:
- a CDS encoding DUF1365 domain-containing protein — its product is MPQNKLSSNAIYQGWVSHQRFKPKAHGFRYQVFMMFLNLDELPTMFNNRIFWSFESKNIAWFKRADYFGDPAKPLKDEISQLVEVNTGKKPSGPICMLTNMRYFGYCFNPVTFYYCFEDDGETLQAIVSHITNTPWNESFAYVHDYSKNRTIKFTNNGELSIFKFSKAFHVSPFMPMNIDYDWAFQLDQEQLHIHMKNLQNEQLIFNATLSLHRTEFNPSKLNALLIKYPFMTIKVVLAIYWSALKLWLKRVPFYSHPNSTTKP
- a CDS encoding NAD(P)/FAD-dependent oxidoreductase translates to MKIAIIGSGIAGNTIAHHLHTKHDITIFEAEGHIGGHTHTHQVQHEGKTINVDTGFIVFNDRTYPNFISLLNELNVAWQPSSMSFSVRCESTGLEYNGTSLNSLFAQRINLFKPSFHRMIRDILRFNQSSLELLADGNEIKLGDYLRQGKYSQQFIDQYIVPMGAAIWSTDAKQMLSFPARFFVRFFHHHGMLTVNNRPEWRTISDGSASYVHALTAPFKHKIRLNTPIESVRRLKTSVRVKPVNGEEEKFDFVFFACHSDQALNMLQDKTTAEAQILGAIPYQENTIFLHHDISLLPKRKLAWAAWNYHVTTPASSKVAVTYNMNILQNLQTIEPLLVTLNHTHGIHPEKVIKRLIYMHPVYTLAGAAAQARHSEISGINRTAYAGAYWRNGFHEDGVVSALEALKHFEQYLNAAK